One window of the Leptospira koniambonensis genome contains the following:
- a CDS encoding vWA domain-containing protein produces MFSFQNFRYISIINKEIPKYILLISLLLGPSFIISDTSPELAVPGQPETSKLFILDASGSMNEYLGIYQKVHLAKKYVRHYVNKLPEETEVGFIAYGNRLPGCQSSRLYQPLEKGNRPGFQNKLFGLTPSGATPLAESIRIAGDYIARRKSPTDLILVTDGIESCYGNPEKELQVLQQKGVNFKMHIFGLGLKPDEKRIMQSLAKTGNGKYYNVGEDSDFFLAMEDLLKQEPLPKRTELEPEKRKPKIRIADIEKNQTDAEENFYRVKFVFENSDSDNQCVILNLKRRSPSSSKIQNWNPQRAAEPERVLRTEQICFQTRKGEGEFQISAPAHLPLNLELELWDTKGIPNSVDKSGEKNLTE; encoded by the coding sequence ATGTTCTCTTTCCAAAATTTCAGATATATATCCATTATTAATAAGGAAATACCAAAGTATATTCTTCTCATATCTTTACTTCTCGGTCCTTCTTTTATCATTTCGGATACATCGCCTGAGCTAGCAGTTCCGGGACAACCTGAAACATCAAAACTATTCATCTTAGATGCAAGTGGTTCTATGAATGAATATCTTGGGATCTATCAAAAGGTTCATCTTGCAAAAAAGTATGTTCGCCATTATGTAAATAAACTTCCCGAAGAAACTGAAGTAGGTTTTATTGCTTATGGAAACCGTCTACCTGGTTGCCAATCCTCCAGACTTTATCAACCATTAGAAAAAGGAAATCGTCCAGGTTTTCAGAATAAACTTTTTGGTCTCACTCCTTCCGGAGCAACTCCACTTGCAGAATCTATTCGGATCGCCGGAGATTATATCGCTCGTAGAAAATCTCCAACTGACTTAATCCTAGTAACTGATGGAATCGAAAGCTGTTATGGAAATCCAGAAAAAGAACTACAAGTCTTACAACAAAAAGGTGTAAATTTTAAAATGCATATCTTTGGTCTCGGATTGAAACCCGACGAAAAAAGAATCATGCAATCTTTGGCAAAAACAGGAAATGGAAAATATTATAATGTGGGAGAAGATAGCGACTTCTTTCTCGCAATGGAAGATCTTTTAAAACAAGAACCTCTTCCTAAACGCACAGAATTAGAACCCGAAAAACGTAAACCTAAGATAAGGATTGCGGATATTGAAAAAAATCAAACAGATGCAGAAGAGAATTTTTATAGAGTAAAATTCGTTTTCGAGAATTCCGATTCTGATAATCAGTGTGTGATCTTAAATTTGAAAAGAAGAAGTCCCTCTTCTTCCAAAATACAAAACTGGAATCCGCAAAGAGCTGCTGAACCAGAAAGAGTACTAAGAACGGAACAGATCTGTTTTCAAACAAGAAAGGGAGAAGGAGAATTTCAGATTTCTGCGCCAGCACATCTTCCTTTAAATTTGGAATTAGAACTTTGGGACACAAAAGGTATCCCAAATTCCGTAGACAAAAGTGGAGAAAAAAATCTGACTGAGTAA
- a CDS encoding adenosylcobinamide-GDP ribazoletransferase produces the protein MFGFIRKELIIFLSSVRYNTRIIVPSWVEHSDEYLNSSSRYFPLVGWIVGAATWFVLWVADLSLTWEISIVLAMAVSVLVTGAFHEDGFTDVCDGFGGGWTKEKILEIMKDSRIGAFGTIGIILVLLLKFVCYKSLEEFSIEVLFITILSSHSSSRFWALFTAKTLSYVREDQLSKAKPIIQTLKTSNVIIAGIWGLAPWLAFFHNEYLPSDRVFGFLLYPFLLQMFGYLYLRSFYKKWLGGYTGDCLGAVQQVTELLYLIGIVAAWKSF, from the coding sequence ATGTTTGGATTTATCCGCAAAGAACTGATCATTTTTCTTTCCTCCGTTCGTTATAATACTCGTATCATCGTTCCATCTTGGGTGGAACATTCAGACGAGTATCTCAATTCTTCTTCCAGATATTTTCCTTTAGTTGGATGGATTGTTGGAGCTGCAACATGGTTCGTTCTATGGGTCGCAGATCTTTCATTAACTTGGGAGATCAGTATCGTTTTGGCAATGGCAGTTTCTGTTTTGGTCACAGGTGCTTTTCACGAAGACGGATTTACAGATGTATGCGACGGATTCGGTGGAGGATGGACCAAAGAGAAGATCCTAGAGATCATGAAGGACAGTAGGATCGGTGCCTTCGGGACTATAGGGATCATACTCGTACTTCTTCTTAAATTTGTTTGTTATAAATCTTTAGAAGAATTTTCTATCGAAGTACTCTTCATCACGATACTCTCATCTCATTCCTCCAGTAGATTTTGGGCCTTATTTACCGCAAAAACACTTTCTTACGTGAGAGAAGACCAGTTATCTAAGGCAAAACCGATCATTCAAACTTTAAAAACTTCTAATGTAATTATTGCTGGGATTTGGGGATTAGCTCCTTGGCTTGCGTTCTTTCATAATGAGTATCTTCCTTCGGATAGAGTTTTTGGCTTTTTATTATATCCATTTCTTTTACAAATGTTCGGATATTTATATCTCAGAAGTTTTTATAAAAAATGGTTAGGTGGATATACGGGAGATTGTTTAGGTGCAGTCCAACAAGTCACTGAACTATTGTATCTGATCGGGATCGTCGCCGCATGGAAATCTTTTTAG
- a CDS encoding histidine phosphatase family protein, whose translation MEIFLVRHTTPEVEPGTCYGKSDLGLPSSFEKEAENVLKLLPEKVHSIRTSPLFRCYSLAEYISKHLESKSIAPAWKVDSNIQELDFGNWEGRLWEDLPRSETDPWMEDYVNRRPPGGETYSELKTRILKSWEEGLQEARTWENLKKEEGEISEYKTIWVSHGGPIRCLSSIVLGFPLENSFRLVLEYGSVSCFKIRFGEMESYPQFVYWNKK comes from the coding sequence ATGGAAATCTTTTTAGTCAGACATACTACTCCTGAAGTAGAACCTGGAACCTGCTATGGTAAATCGGATCTAGGGCTTCCTTCCAGTTTTGAAAAGGAAGCGGAGAATGTTTTGAAACTTCTTCCTGAAAAAGTACATTCTATCCGCACGAGTCCATTATTCAGATGTTATAGTCTGGCTGAATATATCAGCAAACATCTAGAATCAAAATCAATCGCCCCTGCATGGAAAGTAGACTCAAATATACAAGAATTAGATTTCGGCAATTGGGAAGGACGTTTGTGGGAAGACCTACCTAGATCCGAAACAGATCCTTGGATGGAAGATTATGTAAACAGAAGACCTCCAGGAGGAGAAACTTATTCCGAACTAAAAACGAGGATCTTAAAATCTTGGGAAGAAGGTCTGCAAGAAGCAAGGACTTGGGAAAATCTCAAAAAAGAAGAAGGGGAAATATCAGAATACAAAACCATCTGGGTGAGTCACGGCGGACCTATCAGATGTTTGTCATCAATCGTATTAGGTTTTCCTTTAGAAAATTCATTTCGATTAGTTTTAGAATATGGATCTGTTTCTTGTTTTAAGATCCGTTTTGGAGAAATGGAATCTTATCCTCAATTCGTTTATTGGAATAAAAAATAA
- a CDS encoding mucoidy inhibitor MuiA family protein — translation MKNYKNLMYSSFVRFSVIFILVSFPVFGKELNLPIKEVTVHQGTAQILRSGRVQLEPGTNKIEISYLPVSLLEETLTAAVTSPQVEVTGSRTWKEEGTAASNPEVALLQKKVQQLEKDLESLLAKENDLKAEKDLLAEMRRKVSDVVGRNLLYGRIEGDGKNWGTYLKKTRDEAVSIFASWEKLEKSKRKVQTELEEARAQLSLLLSQAEKSTRTTWVQIVNTSSEVKSVELRLSYLVPNADWRPTYILTADDSLTKAKLEYIVEIRQESGEDWKGVQLLLSTTRPDLSLRRDRLRPLRLFDVEVDSKQEILTNQTQAVGAAQMPNEESNIPSTEEPSPSSERGSGFLFRLPKTITLASQKESRKFEMLSFSAPIQVKTVASPRYKPFPLLEAEFQNMGEFPILPGEVSLFRSSGLVGRTKVSYVSPKENLSVSLGTEGSLRLSYRKDWNQTKEGLISTQKVMEKKVYLSLENFGKESKTVIVREQIPISESASVKVEVNQEASTPGSKEYRANSGIIEWSLVIPPSGKKEIKLEYKVTYPNHQNLDFLRSF, via the coding sequence ATGAAAAATTATAAAAATTTAATGTATTCTTCTTTTGTTCGATTCTCTGTGATTTTTATCTTAGTTTCTTTTCCAGTGTTTGGAAAGGAATTGAACCTTCCTATTAAAGAGGTAACTGTTCATCAGGGGACAGCCCAGATTTTAAGATCCGGAAGAGTACAACTCGAACCTGGAACAAACAAGATCGAGATCTCTTATTTGCCAGTTTCTCTTTTAGAAGAAACATTAACAGCGGCGGTAACTTCTCCTCAGGTAGAGGTCACAGGTTCCAGAACTTGGAAAGAAGAAGGTACTGCTGCTTCTAATCCAGAAGTCGCTCTTCTTCAGAAAAAAGTTCAGCAATTAGAAAAGGACCTAGAAAGTTTATTAGCAAAAGAGAATGATCTAAAAGCAGAAAAGGATCTACTCGCAGAGATGCGCCGAAAGGTTTCCGATGTTGTGGGCCGCAATCTTCTGTATGGAAGGATAGAAGGAGATGGAAAAAACTGGGGGACTTATCTCAAAAAAACCAGAGATGAGGCTGTTTCTATTTTTGCTTCTTGGGAAAAATTAGAAAAATCGAAACGTAAGGTCCAAACTGAATTAGAAGAAGCTCGGGCCCAACTTTCACTCCTATTATCCCAAGCAGAAAAAAGTACACGCACTACTTGGGTCCAAATCGTAAACACAAGTTCTGAAGTAAAGAGTGTAGAGCTTCGTTTGAGTTATTTGGTGCCAAATGCAGATTGGAGACCTACTTATATTTTAACAGCGGATGATTCTTTAACCAAAGCAAAATTGGAGTATATAGTGGAGATCCGACAAGAATCTGGAGAAGATTGGAAAGGAGTTCAACTTTTACTTTCAACTACCAGACCAGATCTATCACTTCGGAGGGACAGACTTCGTCCATTAAGATTATTTGATGTAGAAGTGGATTCCAAACAAGAAATTCTCACTAATCAAACTCAGGCTGTAGGCGCTGCTCAAATGCCTAATGAAGAATCCAATATTCCTTCTACAGAAGAACCTTCTCCATCTAGTGAAAGGGGGAGCGGGTTTTTGTTCAGGCTTCCTAAAACAATCACGCTTGCTTCTCAAAAAGAATCCAGAAAATTCGAGATGTTATCTTTTAGTGCGCCCATCCAAGTAAAAACTGTGGCTTCTCCTAGATACAAACCGTTTCCTTTATTAGAAGCAGAGTTCCAAAATATGGGAGAATTTCCGATCCTTCCTGGAGAAGTTTCTTTATTCAGAAGTTCGGGACTTGTTGGAAGGACAAAAGTTTCTTATGTTTCTCCTAAAGAAAATCTTTCTGTTTCTTTAGGCACCGAAGGTAGTTTAAGACTTTCTTATAGAAAGGATTGGAACCAAACAAAAGAGGGACTTATCTCTACTCAAAAAGTAATGGAGAAAAAGGTTTATCTAAGTCTAGAAAATTTCGGCAAAGAAAGTAAAACTGTGATCGTAAGAGAACAGATCCCCATTTCTGAATCTGCGAGTGTAAAGGTAGAGGTGAATCAGGAGGCAAGCACTCCGGGTTCTAAGGAATATCGTGCTAACTCTGGAATTATAGAATGGAGTTTGGTGATCCCGCCTTCTGGGAAAAAAGAGATCAAGTTAGAATATAAAGTGACTTATCCGAATCACCAAAACTTGGATTTTTTAAGATCCTTCTAA